The Flavobacteriales bacterium genome includes the window AATGGTCTTCCGCCACTTTTTGGCTTTGAATGGTGTGGAAAGCGTTTGAAAAAGGAAAATGGTGTGCAAACCATTTTTGCCTTCATAAGAGCAGAATTTCTTGGTGGTCTCCACATCTCCGAACACCTCACCGACCATGAAACGTTCTGGGTTCTGGAACGAATCCACCAACGCGCGGAGTTCGGTTGCAAAACGGAAACTTCCCTCTTGGTTCACATTATACTTCATCTTCTGAAAGAACCCATCAGGCGATTCTTCGGACGGAACAATCTTCAAACTCGCAGGGTTTTTCGTAAATGAAGTGTCTTCATAAATGGAGTTGAAAATATCCAGTCGAAAACCGTCAACACCTTTCGAAAGCCAGAAGCGCGCTACATCCAGCATCGCATTTTTCACTTCGAGGTTACTGTAATTCAGATCGGGTTGGAATTCCAAAAACGAAGCCCAATAGAACTGCTTTCTCCCTTCGTGCCAATGCCAACCGCTGCCGCCAATGGTGGCTTTCCAGTTGTTCGGTGGTTTACGACCATCCTTTCCTCTTCCATCCTTCCACACGTACCAATCCGCTTTCGGATTGTCCTTGCTTGAAGCCGATTCCTTGAACCAATCATGCTCCTCAGAGGTGTGATTCATCACCAGATCGAACACGACCTTCATATCTCGTGCATGAATCTCATCAATCAATTTGAGACACGTTTCCATGTCGCCATACTCAGGCGCAATACTCCTATAATCGCTGATGTCGTAGCCAAAATCCCGTTGTGGACTTTTGAAGAAAGGCGAGATCCAGATGGTTTCGAAACCAAGATCCTTTACATGATCCAGTTTCTGCATGATGCCTTTCAGATCGCCCAAACCATCTCCATCGGTATCATAGAATGAACGCGGATAGATCTGGTAAACCGTTGTCGATTTCCACGAAACGGACCCATTGTTCTGTGCGAAGCCCGAATACCAACTGCATGTAAATAACCATAAGGTTGGGAGGAACTGTTTCATCAAACGCAAGAAACAAAAAAGCCCGACCTGTGTGGTCAGGCAATTTGTTCGTGGAGCCGGAGGGATTCACTTCGACCTTGCTCAGTGTAAACTTCTCACCCCTCCGTTCAGTGGAGCCGGAGGGATTCGAAC containing:
- a CDS encoding DUF3459 domain-containing protein is translated as MKQFLPTLWLFTCSWYSGFAQNNGSVSWKSTTVYQIYPRSFYDTDGDGLGDLKGIMQKLDHVKDLGFETIWISPFFKSPQRDFGYDISDYRSIAPEYGDMETCLKLIDEIHARDMKVVFDLVMNHTSEEHDWFKESASSKDNPKADWYVWKDGRGKDGRKPPNNWKATIGGSGWHWHEGRKQFYWASFLEFQPDLNYSNLEVKNAMLDVARFWLSKGVDGFRLDIFNSIYEDTSFTKNPASLKIVPSEESPDGFFQKMKYNVNQEGSFRFATELRALVDSFQNPERFMVGEVFGDVETTKKFCSYEGKNGLHTIFLFQTLSTPFKAKKWRKTIAHFEENFPEPFVPTYVFSNHDRRRSITPLGNDVRKAKLMALLQFTVRGIPFTYYGEELGIEKPTLPLKTGLDPLAQRYKSIPQFMVNWTGQSLNRDECRTPMQWDTTANAGFTSGKPWLPVNENFKDKNVEVESEDANSLMNFYQRLIQFRNENPALKEGTLSIDEGNCTANILAYYRELGSDKFLVLLNFSERPQKVETIDGEVAFSTASKPELNALKPLEGRIIRIK